A region of Pyxidicoccus parkwaysis DNA encodes the following proteins:
- a CDS encoding aldo/keto reductase: MNAKLSLNTYRLLGRSGLRVSPLSLGTMTFGSDWGWGADEAESRRIFDAYVDRGGNFIDTASNYTNGTSEKLVGTFAAGKRERLVLATKYTLHSRPGDPNSGGNHRKNMFQTVEQSLQRLKTDSIDLLYLHAWDSTTPVEEVLRAMDDLVRAGKVLYVGISDTPAWQVSRMQAIADLRGWSPLIALQIEYSLIQRTVERELIPMARELGLGVTPWSPLGSGVLTGKYTRADLKDEGATSVVGTRKGVAVVNGALSARSLDIADVVKDVARKLERTPAQVALAWTLQNPAVTSPILGVRTFSQLEDNLAALEVELPAEALARLEAVSAVERGFPHDFVESPFVQHVIHGGAKLLPRV, translated from the coding sequence ATGAACGCGAAGCTCTCTTTGAACACGTACCGCCTGCTGGGCCGCTCCGGCCTGCGCGTCTCGCCGCTGTCGCTGGGGACGATGACCTTCGGCTCCGACTGGGGCTGGGGCGCCGACGAGGCGGAGTCGCGCCGCATCTTCGACGCCTACGTCGACCGCGGCGGCAACTTCATCGACACCGCGAGCAACTACACCAACGGCACCTCGGAGAAGTTGGTGGGCACCTTCGCCGCCGGCAAGCGCGAGCGGCTGGTGCTGGCCACCAAGTACACCCTGCACAGCCGCCCCGGAGACCCGAACTCGGGCGGCAACCACCGCAAGAACATGTTCCAGACGGTGGAGCAGAGCCTTCAGCGGCTGAAGACGGACTCCATCGACCTGCTCTACCTCCACGCCTGGGACTCCACGACGCCGGTGGAGGAGGTGCTGCGCGCCATGGACGACCTCGTGCGCGCGGGCAAGGTGCTGTACGTGGGCATCTCCGACACGCCGGCGTGGCAGGTGTCGCGCATGCAGGCCATCGCGGACCTGCGCGGCTGGTCTCCGCTCATCGCGCTGCAAATCGAGTACAGCCTCATCCAGCGCACGGTGGAGCGGGAGCTCATCCCCATGGCCCGCGAGCTGGGCCTGGGCGTCACGCCCTGGTCTCCCCTGGGCAGCGGCGTGCTGACGGGCAAGTACACCCGGGCGGACCTCAAGGACGAGGGGGCGACGAGCGTGGTGGGCACCCGCAAGGGCGTGGCCGTGGTCAACGGCGCCCTCTCCGCGCGCTCGCTCGACATCGCCGACGTGGTGAAGGACGTGGCCCGGAAGCTGGAGCGCACGCCCGCGCAGGTGGCGCTCGCGTGGACGCTCCAGAATCCCGCCGTCACCTCGCCCATCCTCGGCGTGAGGACCTTCAGCCAACTGGAGGACAATCTCGCCGCCCTGGAGGTCGAGCTGCCCGCGGAGGCGCTCGCGCGCCTGGAGGCGGTGAGCGCCGTCGAGCGGGGCTTCCCCCACGACTTCGTGGAGTCGCCCTTCGTCCAGCACGTCATCCACGGCGGCGCGAAGCTGCTGCCGCGTGTGTGA
- a CDS encoding PaaI family thioesterase, producing MEALLELGRQVLQEQSFSTYLGAELTHLAPGDAVLELRLRNELRQQYGFAHGGVLSYLADNALTFAGGSAMQVPVVTSEFKINYLRPAVGTRLIARARTVHAGRRQAVCHCDIYAVSEKGETLVAVAQGTIAAMAPREET from the coding sequence ATGGAAGCGTTGTTGGAGCTGGGCCGTCAGGTGCTCCAGGAGCAGTCGTTCAGCACGTATCTGGGTGCGGAGCTGACGCACCTCGCACCGGGAGATGCCGTGCTCGAGCTGCGCCTGCGGAATGAACTGCGCCAGCAGTACGGCTTCGCGCACGGCGGCGTGCTGAGCTACCTGGCCGACAACGCCCTCACCTTCGCCGGGGGCTCGGCGATGCAGGTGCCCGTCGTCACCTCGGAGTTCAAGATCAACTACCTGCGCCCGGCCGTCGGCACCCGCCTCATCGCGCGCGCCCGCACGGTGCATGCGGGAAGGCGCCAGGCCGTGTGCCATTGCGACATCTACGCCGTCTCCGAGAAGGGCGAGACACTCGTCGCCGTGGCCCAGGGCACCATCGCCGCCATGGCCCCGCGCGAGGAGACCTGA
- a CDS encoding DoxX family protein, protein MQNVSKAQLWTGRILSGIAALFLLMDGVMKLVKPAPVVAGTLELGYPESAVLTIGVLVLVGTVLYIIPRTSVLGAIYLTGFLGGAIATHVRVGNPLFTHVLFPTYVAALLWGGLVLRNPRLRAFLLAREAQGA, encoded by the coding sequence ATGCAGAACGTGTCGAAGGCGCAGCTCTGGACTGGCCGCATCCTCAGCGGCATCGCCGCACTCTTCCTCCTCATGGACGGGGTGATGAAGCTGGTGAAGCCGGCCCCCGTCGTCGCGGGCACCCTCGAGCTCGGCTACCCCGAGAGCGCGGTGCTCACCATCGGCGTGCTCGTGCTCGTGGGCACGGTGCTCTACATCATCCCGAGGACGTCGGTGCTCGGCGCCATCTACCTGACGGGCTTCCTCGGGGGCGCCATCGCCACCCACGTGCGCGTGGGCAATCCCCTCTTCACCCACGTCCTCTTCCCGACCTACGTCGCGGCCCTGCTGTGGGGCGGACTGGTCCTTCGCAACCCACGGCTGCGCGCCTTCCTCCTCGCTCGCGAGGCGCAGGGCGCCTGA
- a CDS encoding tetratricopeptide repeat protein: protein MRPPFFRAAPRLLLVSMLMMAVPRVALAANDFDRYFASAVSLYENLEYERALEQLARAKKLASGVSQDVAVAVQEGLIYADLGKREESRAAFHTALSLDLEAKLPPLAPPKVRREFEAVRARVQKDLARRAKAPAATGKTATTERGAAASTAVGASPSAAGTTDRPERTPERSSVTEPAPALAQPFVPDVKAAPRSRVPVVPAVLLGAGVVAAGVGTYFGLSSRSDVHASKEAATMRTADDHLKVARGPARTANVLFATAGVAATAAVVTWLLSSRDEAPVSEVEVVP from the coding sequence ATGCGTCCCCCTTTCTTCCGAGCGGCCCCCCGACTCCTGCTCGTGAGCATGTTGATGATGGCCGTGCCGCGTGTCGCGCTCGCGGCCAATGACTTCGACCGCTACTTCGCCTCGGCGGTGAGCCTCTACGAGAACCTGGAGTATGAGCGGGCCCTGGAGCAGCTCGCGCGTGCGAAGAAGCTGGCCTCGGGCGTGTCGCAGGACGTCGCCGTGGCGGTGCAGGAAGGACTCATCTACGCGGACCTGGGGAAGCGCGAGGAGTCTCGTGCGGCCTTTCACACGGCGCTGTCGTTGGACCTGGAGGCGAAGCTACCGCCGCTCGCCCCGCCCAAGGTGAGGCGTGAGTTCGAGGCGGTGCGCGCCCGCGTGCAGAAGGACCTGGCCCGCCGCGCGAAGGCGCCCGCCGCCACGGGGAAGACCGCGACGACGGAGCGTGGCGCCGCGGCCTCGACCGCGGTGGGCGCCTCTCCATCCGCTGCGGGAACCACGGACCGGCCCGAGCGGACGCCGGAGCGCTCCTCCGTGACGGAGCCGGCGCCCGCGCTCGCGCAGCCCTTCGTCCCCGACGTGAAGGCGGCGCCGCGCTCTCGGGTGCCGGTGGTGCCGGCGGTGCTGCTCGGCGCGGGAGTGGTGGCGGCGGGAGTGGGGACATACTTCGGCCTGTCCTCCCGGAGCGACGTCCATGCGTCGAAGGAGGCGGCGACGATGCGCACGGCGGACGACCACCTGAAAGTCGCGAGGGGCCCCGCTCGCACGGCGAACGTCCTGTTCGCCACCGCAGGGGTCGCGGCCACGGCGGCGGTGGTGACCTGGTTGCTGTCCTCGCGTGACGAGGCCCCGGTGTCCGAGGTGGAGGTGGTGCCATGA
- a CDS encoding LysR family transcriptional regulator, with protein sequence MRGSEFAELTAFVAVARHQSFSRAAAHLRISPSALSQTIRQLEERLGARLLNRTTRSVALSKAGERLLARVLPSMSELDAAVAEVRESRDVPSGSLRINAPRFVATKRLAPLLGRFCAAYPDIILDVVVQDSLTDIVAGRFDAGIRLGERLAKDMVAVKLGGELEMAAVGSPDYFARFGVPKTPHELHKHRCINGRWSDGSMYRWEFERDGREFEVDVEGPLIFNDSELSTQGALGGAGIAYLIEEEVRPWLKAGQLQRVLKDWSPRFPGFYLYYPSRRQVPAPLRAFIDFLRREERPAQAPGRKRMALHTESTAT encoded by the coding sequence ATGCGCGGCAGCGAATTCGCGGAGCTCACCGCCTTCGTCGCGGTGGCGCGGCACCAGAGCTTCTCCCGGGCCGCGGCGCACCTGCGCATCTCTCCGTCGGCGCTGAGCCAGACCATCCGCCAGCTCGAGGAGCGGCTCGGGGCACGCCTGTTGAACCGGACGACGCGCAGCGTGGCGCTCAGCAAGGCCGGTGAGCGGCTGCTGGCCCGGGTGCTGCCCTCCATGTCGGAGCTGGACGCGGCGGTGGCCGAGGTGCGTGAGTCGCGCGACGTGCCCTCCGGGAGCCTGCGCATCAACGCGCCCCGGTTCGTCGCCACGAAGCGCCTGGCGCCGCTGCTCGGCCGCTTCTGCGCGGCCTATCCCGACATCATCCTGGATGTCGTGGTGCAGGACTCGCTGACGGACATCGTCGCCGGCCGCTTCGACGCGGGCATCCGGTTGGGAGAGCGCCTCGCGAAGGACATGGTGGCGGTGAAGCTCGGCGGGGAACTGGAGATGGCGGCCGTCGGCTCACCCGACTACTTCGCCCGCTTCGGGGTGCCGAAGACGCCGCACGAATTGCACAAGCACCGCTGCATCAACGGGCGGTGGTCGGATGGCTCCATGTACCGCTGGGAGTTCGAGAGGGACGGCCGCGAGTTCGAGGTCGACGTCGAAGGCCCGCTCATCTTCAACGACTCGGAGCTCTCCACCCAGGGCGCGCTCGGCGGTGCGGGAATCGCGTACCTGATTGAAGAGGAGGTGCGGCCCTGGTTGAAAGCGGGGCAGCTCCAGCGCGTGCTGAAGGACTGGTCGCCGAGGTTCCCCGGCTTCTACCTCTACTACCCCAGCCGCCGGCAGGTGCCCGCCCCGCTGCGCGCCTTCATCGACTTCCTCCGGCGCGAGGAGCGTCCGGCTCAGGCGCCCGGGCGGAAGCGCATGGCGCTCCACACGGAGTCCACCGCCACCTGA
- a CDS encoding GNAT family N-acetyltransferase yields MAPVTFRVATVADLPTILALLADDSIARSRTGYTAEPTPSVRAAFDEISADPNNELIVGELAGEVIATLQITYIHGLSRGGMRRALVEAVRVRSDLRGQRIGEQLMEDAMARARARGCGLMQLTTDKRRTDAHRFYARLGFEASHEGMKRAL; encoded by the coding sequence ATGGCCCCTGTCACCTTCCGCGTCGCCACCGTCGCCGACCTGCCCACCATCCTCGCGTTGCTCGCCGATGACTCGATTGCCCGCTCGCGCACGGGCTACACCGCCGAGCCCACTCCGAGCGTGCGTGCGGCCTTCGACGAGATTTCCGCCGACCCGAACAACGAGCTCATCGTCGGAGAGCTCGCGGGCGAGGTCATCGCCACGCTTCAAATCACATACATCCACGGCCTCAGCCGGGGCGGGATGCGCCGCGCGCTGGTGGAGGCGGTGCGCGTGCGCTCGGACCTGCGGGGCCAGCGCATCGGTGAGCAGTTGATGGAGGACGCAATGGCCCGCGCCCGGGCCCGAGGCTGCGGCTTGATGCAGCTCACCACCGACAAGCGCCGCACCGACGCCCACCGCTTCTACGCGCGCCTGGGCTTCGAGGCCAGCCACGAGGGCATGAAGCGCGCGCTTTGA
- a CDS encoding SET domain-containing protein translates to MLDIQGWLRPGLYVGASSIQGQGLFTDVPIAAGELVVRWGGRILPAAVRDAGGVRDHTSVAIAEGVVIAALPEQECSPDDFMNHACDSNLWMHDALTLCARRPIAAGEELTADYVLWMDVETYVMRRECNCGASVCRRTVTGRDWRLAAVRERYAGHFSPFLLRRMAREPASP, encoded by the coding sequence ATGCTCGACATCCAGGGCTGGCTGAGGCCCGGGCTCTACGTGGGGGCCTCGTCCATCCAGGGGCAGGGGCTCTTCACGGACGTGCCGATTGCGGCGGGCGAGCTGGTGGTGCGCTGGGGCGGCCGCATCCTCCCCGCCGCCGTGCGCGACGCGGGCGGCGTGAGGGACCACACCTCGGTGGCCATCGCGGAAGGCGTGGTCATCGCGGCGCTGCCCGAGCAGGAGTGCAGCCCCGACGACTTCATGAACCACGCCTGTGACTCCAACCTGTGGATGCACGACGCGCTCACCCTCTGCGCGCGGCGGCCCATCGCGGCGGGCGAGGAGCTCACGGCGGACTACGTGCTGTGGATGGACGTGGAGACGTACGTCATGCGCCGCGAGTGCAACTGCGGCGCGTCCGTGTGCCGCCGCACCGTGACGGGCCGCGACTGGAGGCTGGCCGCCGTGCGCGAGCGCTACGCCGGCCACTTCTCGCCCTTCCTCTTGCGCCGCATGGCCCGCGAGCCGGCTTCACCTTGA
- a CDS encoding aspartate aminotransferase family protein translates to MSSQSGLPALLPTYAPYPFPIHRGEEDRVYDDQGRAYLDWYGGHCVCATGHSHPRVAEAVAAQARALLFYSTAAPLPVRDAAAEKLVAFAPEAMASVFFCNSGAEANENALKIALLLTGRKRLATVDGGWHGRTLLTLSVTDDPKLTEPLADFLVPKKVLPFNDVAALASVDLSDVAALIVEPIQSIAGVRTATVEWLQALRRACDASGTLLIFDEIQTGIGRTGAPFAAQHFGVTPDLMTCAKAMASGVPMGAVLMTEKVARKLKAGDLGSTFGGGPLACAALSATLDIVRDERLMERALHVEAVLRRELEGTVVRRIHGAGLLLGLRVGPRASALRQHLLASGILVGSSHDPEVLRLMPPLVVRDESVAALVKAIRAFPG, encoded by the coding sequence ATGTCCAGCCAGTCCGGCCTTCCGGCCCTGCTTCCGACGTACGCGCCCTATCCCTTTCCCATCCACCGGGGCGAGGAGGACCGCGTCTACGACGACCAGGGGCGGGCGTACCTGGACTGGTACGGAGGGCACTGCGTCTGCGCCACCGGGCACTCGCACCCGCGCGTGGCCGAGGCGGTGGCGGCCCAGGCCCGTGCGCTCCTGTTCTATTCGACGGCGGCGCCGCTGCCGGTGCGCGACGCGGCCGCGGAGAAGCTGGTGGCCTTCGCTCCCGAGGCGATGGCGTCCGTCTTCTTCTGCAACTCGGGCGCGGAGGCGAACGAGAACGCGCTGAAGATTGCGCTGCTGCTGACGGGGCGGAAGCGGCTGGCCACCGTCGATGGTGGCTGGCATGGGCGCACGCTGCTGACCCTCTCCGTCACGGATGACCCGAAGCTGACCGAGCCCCTGGCGGACTTCCTGGTGCCGAAGAAGGTGCTGCCCTTCAACGACGTGGCCGCGCTGGCGTCGGTGGACCTGTCCGACGTGGCGGCGCTCATCGTGGAGCCCATCCAGTCCATTGCCGGCGTGCGCACCGCGACGGTGGAGTGGCTCCAGGCGCTGCGCCGGGCGTGTGACGCGAGCGGGACGCTGCTCATCTTCGACGAAATCCAGACGGGCATCGGGCGCACGGGCGCGCCGTTCGCCGCGCAGCACTTCGGCGTGACGCCGGACCTCATGACCTGCGCGAAGGCGATGGCGTCCGGTGTGCCGATGGGCGCTGTGCTGATGACGGAGAAGGTGGCGCGGAAGCTCAAGGCGGGCGATTTGGGCTCCACCTTCGGCGGAGGGCCGCTCGCGTGCGCCGCGCTGAGCGCCACGCTGGACATCGTGCGCGACGAGCGGCTGATGGAGCGCGCGCTTCACGTGGAGGCGGTGTTGCGCCGCGAGCTGGAGGGCACCGTGGTGCGGAGGATTCACGGCGCGGGGCTGCTGCTCGGCCTGCGCGTGGGCCCGAGGGCCTCGGCCCTGCGCCAGCACCTGCTCGCGTCGGGAATCCTGGTGGGCAGCTCGCATGACCCGGAGGTGCTGCGCCTCATGCCGCCGCTCGTCGTGCGCGACGAGTCGGTTGCCGCGCTGGTGAAGGCCATCCGCGCGTTCCCGGGGTAG